In one Aricia agestis chromosome 5, ilAriAges1.1, whole genome shotgun sequence genomic region, the following are encoded:
- the LOC121727316 gene encoding uncharacterized protein LOC121727316, which yields MEPSNTMLKGFAGSAVKADGLVHFDLNVDDIQLRTTAVVTRENLGDIALLIGQPVINNEKVVLSVSKDGAFFKKVTVTNLNLIDTIEEALCFRVLVAEDTEVPIGSSLVSVYVANPPPGYLSTKPRQYSLSGVVYALGRGILREGKGYIKVCNIGAQPIMWKKDETITRAERCDIVPEDGRL from the coding sequence ATGGAACCATCCAATACCATGTTAAAAGGATTTGCAGGTTCGGCCGTTAAAGCTGACGGCTTAGTACATTTTGATTTGAATGTTGATGACATCCAATTACGTACGACTGCAGTTGTCACACGAGAAAATTTAGGAGACATAGCATTATTAATTGGACAGCCAGtcataaataatgaaaaagttGTTTTGAGTGTATCAAAAGATGGTGCATTTTTCAAAAAGGTAACGGTTACTAATTTAAATCTTATCGACACAATTGAAGAAGCGTTATGTTTTAGAGTTTTAGTAGCCGAAGATACTGAAGTCCCGATCGGAAGCAGCCTCGTGAGTGTGTACGTAGCCAATCCACCTCCTGGATATTTGAGCACAAAACCGAGACAATACAGCTTAAGTGGAGTCGTGTATGCTCTTGGACGTGGAATTTTACGGGAAGGCAAGGGCTACATCAAAGTCTGTAACATCGGGGCTCAGCCGATAATGTGGAAAAAGGATGAGACTATCACGAGAGCGGAGAGGTGCGACATTGTGCCAGAG